A part of Acipenser ruthenus chromosome 12, fAciRut3.2 maternal haplotype, whole genome shotgun sequence genomic DNA contains:
- the LOC117416687 gene encoding ceruloplasmin-like has protein sequence MKNLNIFLLSFYFAAGTVWAANREYYIGIEEIEWDYAPKKMNLILNKSLSEDEHAATFLQRGTDRIGSVYKKAVYKQYTNSSYREEVIKPNWMGYLGPLIAAEEGDTIIIHLKNFASRPYSLHSHGVKYTKEHEGAFYPDNTSQDQKNDDHVYPGQNYTYVWEVSTDHAPAKDDTNCLTRVYHSHVDGPKDVASGLIGPLITCKKGSLDIYGDSEAEYIYTLLFSVADENLSWYLDENIQTYCSAPPDTVDKSNEDFKESNKMHAINGFVYGNLPGLLMCAGSKIHWHLFGMGNEVDIHSVYFSGQMLTDRTHHVDTISLFPATFVNAEMVPHNLGKWLLSCQVNDHVQAGMQAFFEVKTCFPPVHRARPRGAQREYYIAAEEVIWDYGPSGINHFSGDSLTTDSDSRPFFEKGPHRIGGKYKKAVYIEYTDETFTTRKQRTEEERHLGLLGPVIKAEVGDTIHVTFFNKATHPFSIQPHGVEFNKYNEGAFYNSVPEGHVTPSSASHVLPGSNFTYEWTVPEDGGPVSDDPDCLNWLYYSAVDSVKDTSSGLVGPLLVCRRGSLRSGKQKNVDKEFHLLATVSDENLSWYLEDNIKMFAGKPSEVNVDDEDFQESNKMHSINGYMYGSLSGLNMCKGDKVSWHLNGIGSEVDIHGIFFSGNTFITKGTRRDAVNLFPHISQTVIMEPDSIGEHGVVCRTTDHFTGGMKQHYKVEKCHWWNTKLDLFTLHEKKFYIAAVEMEWDYSPNRTWEDEMHQFNGESPGNAFISKEDKFIGSKYKKVVYREYSDETFTTPKERGEDEEHLDILGPIIHASVGDKVKIVFKNTASRPYSIHAHGVKTDSAKIHKTEPGETHTYTWSIPKRSGPSQGESECTVWAYFSTVDVVKDMYSGLIGPLVTCRKSILRMIGLKKQLQEFVLLFLIFDENKSWFLDENIKAYVSNPEKVIKEDNDFIESNKMHAINGKMFGNLHGLTMHVGEKVYWYLMGMGNEVDIHTAHFHSHSFDYKLSGTHHADVFDLFPATFQTVEMQPLYPGTWLLHCHVSDHMHAGMETTYTVLEKEEPSGPLQNVKMFIKEHLGFRKD, from the exons atgaaaaacttaAATATCTTTttattgtccttttattttgctgCTGGTACCGTGTGGGCAGCAAACAGAGAATATTATATAGGAATTGAAGAGATAGAATGGGATTACGCACCGAAAAAGATGAATTTAATTTTGAACAAGTCACTAAGTGAAGATGA gcACGCTGCCACCTTTCTGCAACGAGGGACAGACCGTATTGGAAGTGTTTACAAGAAGGCTGTGTACAAGCAGTACACCAACAGCAGCTACAGAGAGGAAGTGATCAAGCCAAACTGGATGGGTTATTTAGGACCATTGATAGCAGCAGAAGAAGGGGACACAATTATTATTCATTTGAAAAACTTTGCTTCCAGGCCTTACAGCCTCCACTCTCACGGAGTGAAATACACCAAAGAACACGAAG GTGCATTTTACCCAGACAACACCTCACAGGACCAGAAGAATGACGACCATGTTTATCCAGGGCAGAACTACACCTATGTGTGGGAGGTGTCCACAGACCACGCTCCAGCTAAGGATGACACAAACTGTCTGACTCGGGTTTACCATTCGCATGTGGATGGTCCCAAGGATGTAGCCTCTGGGCTCATTGGACCTCTGATCACTTGTAAAAAAG GTTCATTGGATATCTATGGTGACAGCGAGGCAGAATACATATATACCTTGCTGTTTAGTGTTGCTGATGAAAACCTGAGCTGGTACCTGGATGAAAACATTCAAACGTATTGCTCAGCGCCCCCTGACACAGTCGATAAGAGCAATGAAGACTTTAAAGAGAGCAACAAAATGCACG CAATAAACGGTTTTGTTTATGGGAACCTGCCTGGTCTGTTAATGTGCGCTGGAAGTAAAATACACTGGCACCTCTTTGGAATGGGGAATGAAGTCGATATCCACTCGGTCTACTTCAGTGGGCAAATGCTAACTGACAGGACCCATCACGTTGACACCATCAGCCTGTTTCCTGCTACATTTGTCAATGCTGAGATGGTGCCACACAACCTTGGGAAATGGCTGCTCAGCTGCCAAGTCAATGACCATGTTCAAG CTGGCATGCAGGCTTTCTTTGAAGTGAAAACGTGTTTTCCCCCCGTGCACAGAGCTAGACCTCGTGGAGCACAAAGAGAATACTACATCGCTGCTGAAGAAGTGATTTGGGATTATGGTCCATCAGGGATCAATCACTTCTCTGGAGATTCGTTAACCACTGACAG TGATTCAAGGCCATTTTTCGAAAAGGGTCCACATAGAATTGGAGGGAAATACAAGAAGGCTGTTTACATTGAATACACAGACGAAACTTTTACAACGCGCAAGCAGCGGACCGAGGAAGAGCGACACCTCGGGCTACTAG ggCCAGTGATAAAAGCAGAAGTTGGAGATACCATCCATGTCACATTCTTTAACAAGGCGACCCACCCTTTCAGCATTCAACCTCATGGTGTAGAATTCAATAAATATAACGAAGGAGCTTTCTACAACTCCGTTCCAGAAG GTCATGTAACTCCATCCTCTGCCTCCCATGTACTTCCTGGCTCTAATTTTACCTATGAGTGGACAGTCCCAGAGGATGGAGGGCCGGTGTCTGATGATCCAGATTGTTTAAACTGGCTGTACTACTCCGCAGTGGATTCTGTAAAAGACACCAGCTCGGGTTTAGTGGGACCCCTCTTGGTCTGCAGAAGAGGTAGTCTCAGGTCTGGTAAACAG AAAAATGTAGATAAGGAATTCCATCTGCTCGCCACTGTGTCTGATGAGAACCTGAGCTGGTATTTGGAGGACAACATTAAGATGTTCGCAGGGAAGCCTAGTGAGGTGAATGTAGATGATGAAGACTTTCAAGAGTCAAACAAAATGCATT CGATCAATGGGTATATGTATGGTTCTCTGTCTGGACTGAACATGTGCAAAGGAGATAAGGTTTCCTGGCATCTTAATGGTATAGGATCTGAAGTTGACATACATGGCATATTCTTCAGTGGGAACACTTTCATAACTAAGGGGACCAGAAGAGATGCAGTcaacctgtttccacatatatCTCAAACGGTTATCATGGAACCAGACTCCATAG gAGAGCATGGCGTGGTGTGCAGGACGACAGACCACTTCACTGGTGGAATGAAGCAGCACTACAAAGTGGAAAAGTGTCACTGGTGGAATACTAAGCTGGACCTCTTTACTTTACATGAAAAGAAGTTCTACATTGCAGCTGTTGAAATGGAGTGGGATTATTCACCAAACAGGACCTGGGAGGATGAGATGCACCAGTTCAATGGGGAAAG CCCTGGAAATGCCTTTATATCCAAAGAAGATAAATTCATTGGCTCCAAGTATAAAAAAGTTGTGTACCGTGAATATAGCGATGAGACATTTACTACACccaaggagagaggagaggatgaggagCACCTAGACATCTTAG GACCGATCATTCATGCCAGTGTTGGAGACAAAGTCAAAATTGTATTTAAGAACACAGCTAGCAGACCTTATTCTATACATGCTCATGGAGTAAAGACAGATAGTGCCAAAATtcacaaaactgaaccag GTGAAACGCACACCTACACTTGGAGCATTCCTAAGAGATCAGGTCCTAGCCAAGGAGAATCGGAGTGCACTGTTTGGGCTTACTTCTCCACGGTGGATGTTGTCAAG GATATGTACAGTGGATTGATAGGACCTCTTGTTACTTGTAGAAAAAGCATCCTGCGAATGATAGGATTGAAGAAGCAATTGCAAGAGTTTGTTCTTCTGTTTTTGATCTTTGACGAGAATAAATCCTGGTTCCTAGATGAAAATATCAAAGCCTACGTGTCGAATCCAGAGAAAGTAATAAAAGAGGACAATGATTTTATTGAAAGCAACAAGATGCATG CTATTAATGGCAAGATGTTTGGAAATCTACATGGCCTGACAATGCACGTTGGAGAAAAGGTATACTGGTACCTCATGGGGATGGGGAATGAAGTGGACATACACACTGCTCATTTCCATAGTCACAGCTTTGATTACAAG CTGAGTGGCACCCATCATGCAGATGTGTTCGACCTGTTCCCAGCGACTTTCCAAACAGTGGAGATGCAGCCTCTGTACCCAGGAACCTGGCTCCTGCACTGTCACGTGTCTGATCACATGCATGCTGGCATGGAGACCACATACACAGTCCTGGAGAAAGAGG AGCCCAGTGGCCCTCTACAGAATGTGAAGATGTTTATCAAAGAACACCTTGGATTCAGAAAGGACTAG